One region of Culex pipiens pallens isolate TS chromosome 2, TS_CPP_V2, whole genome shotgun sequence genomic DNA includes:
- the LOC120416723 gene encoding DNA polymerase subunit gamma-2, mitochondrial-like: MVGGKGIVGFRQLLEACRDNTFVALGLGDNVVYGFKLSPIGRMLRNNLRDEFRRGEAGTAVYEGSSVIPMRENLSFVKETFDPNVPFGVTIEERFANGKVPLNDSLHLNLDQGHTLSCRYLINPSTSSKFMYKVQRQRKIWWMRYACVPGRFFISDPRQDADTRVQSVAIKSRLGGEELTLEQLELFPADAAALEEELGDFRIKVGRTSSKRIRPSMLRLRQCVEVATLQIVLDAFESGGDASVRIHRKLAPFKCGIVCLSDDPALMLELRDLAKHLCNVLRKANLSVLDCSERNGSRSLAKQLHHLDSIAVPYCLLLRDQCLQNGLFQVRYRVTTLSETIHISDLPEYLLKIVTS; encoded by the exons ATGGTTGGTGGGAAGGGGATTGTGGGCTTCCGGCAGCTGCTGGAAGCTTGTAGGGATAATACATTTGTAGCGTTAGGTTTGGGGGATAATGTTGTGTACGGTTTTAAGCTGAGCCCGATTGGACGAATGTTGCGCAATAATCTGAGAGATGAGTTTAGACGAGGGGAAGCTGGAACAGCGGTGTACGAAGGAAGTTCTGTGATTCCGATGCGGGAGAACCTGAGCTTTGTAAAGGAAACCTTTGATCCGAATGTACCGTTTGGAGTTACAATAGAGGAGCGATTTGCGAACGGGAAGGTTCCCTTGAATGATTCCTTGCACCTTAATCTGGACCAAGGTCACACGCTCTCCTGCCGATACCTGATCAACCCGTCGACCTCCAGCAAGTTCATGTACAAGGTCCAACGTCAGCGCAAGATTTGGTGGATGCGATACGCGTGCGTTCCGGGTCGGTTCTTCATTTCGGACCCCCGCCAGGACGCGGACACGCGCGTTCAATCCGTCGCCATCAAGAGTCGCCTTGGCGGAGAGGAACTCACGCTGGAACAGCTGGAACTCTTTCCGGCGGACGCCGCCGCCCTCGAGGAAGAGCTGGGGGACTTTCGAATCAAGGTGGGCCGAACCAGCAGTAAAAGGATTCGGCCCAGTATGCTGCGGCTGCGTCAGTGCGTCGAAGTGGCCACGCTGCAGATCGTGCTGGATGCGTTTGAAAGTGGCGGCGATGCAAGCGTGAGGATTCACCGCAAGCTGGCGCCGTTCAAGTGTGGCATCGTGTGTCTTTCCGACG ACCCCGCCCTGATGCTGGAGTTGCGCGACCTGGCCAAACACCTGTGCAACGTGCTGCGCAAAGCGAACCTTAGCGTGCTCGACTGCTCCGAGCGTAACGGCAGTCGTTCCCTGGCCAAACAGCTGCACCACCTCGACTCGATTGCCGTCCCGTACTGCCTGCTGCTGCGCGACCAGTGTCTCCAGAATGGCCTCTTTCAGGTGCGGTACCGCGTCACCACCCTCAGCGAAACGATTCACATCTCGGATTTACcagaatatttattgaaaatagtaacAAGTTGA